Within Porites lutea chromosome 2, jaPorLute2.1, whole genome shotgun sequence, the genomic segment agcctaacagtttttgaaagttcatttttttgttcatgGTGTTTTGCAGATGGCAGAGAAACGACCAAGGTCACCTCCACCTGGATTCATGAAAGTACAAGAACATTACTGGGAGGCGGCTAATCCTCGTAAAAAGCGTCGACCTGTTAACGGACACACGGGGATATTTGCCTACCATGCAGATGACTGCCTATGCGGCATGGCTGGATGGCCTTGCTGCCGAGATGGACGCATTTGGAGTTGCTGTGGAGAAACTGAAAAATACTGCAAATGTACCAAGGACCAAGGGAAGAAAAAGTGATTGAATGTTCAAAGTCAACGAATCTAGATAGGATTGGGCAGTTAAGTAAGAACCCTGATTTATGTGCACTGTTACAGGACTGGCACAGTTAGTGCCTTTTCATTTCGAACTGGGACTTTTGTTAACATTTTCTCAACCAATGATACCCTGTGAACAGAGTTTTCTCTCTTCCATGAATTTTAGTGTTAACAAAGTTGTCTCTCACAGGGCGTAAAACAAACCAGCTATGCGACAGACAAGCCACGTGATTGACTTCGTAAATGCTAGAACCCATTCAAGAGAGAAACCTATGCTCGCAGGATAAACCAATGGAAGATTGGCCATGCAAGTTTCTTATCGCCAGCCATTGTCATAGTTGAACAGGACGTCTGTTACCTGGTCATCATATTAACATGATTATAGACTGAATAAGACATAAGTAGTACAGTCAACTGCCGATATTCAAACCTTctagggaaataaaaaaagtttgagttagTGGAACTGGAAATAAGGAAATGGGATGGGGAAGGGATGCAAGTAACGTGCACAATTCAAAGCTTCAGTTGGTAAATACTTATGGCTGGACAGTGTATTTAAACTGGactgacaaaaaggaaagacagagaatacaaaaatttgtttgaaatattttaaatttaatgtttggACTGCAATACACTCTTTTCAACTTGCCAGGTGCTCAAAGCATGGCTCTAGTTATTGAGGGTAAATTTTTATAGAATTGGtctaaagagaaacaaaaaaattactttgagtTACCAAAACGTTCAAGATATCGAGGGTATGAGTTTCCAAAGGTAAAAGTATAGTAAATGTATCAAGGAAATCCGGGGGAAATCGATTTCAATTGCAGTTAGTGTGAGGTTTGAGTTAGCTAGGGTTCAAGTTATTGACTGTATGataatttttataataaaatattttctgaaATCAGGTCTCCATCATCTTATAACAGTCAATCTAGTACAAAAATTTTGACATAAGTGTaggaaaaaacaaagcaaaagaagacaaaaagaaaaggtgTAGTTGGGTTTAATTAAATTATTCATGGTTAGATAATTGACCAAATGGTCCAGTAAATATATTGAAAGTCTAACTGACAGGGGTGTTACCAAGTCATAGACCTGTAGGCTggggcctacaaatttttggatTGATCACTCAACCACTTGTAATAAACTATGCGTTATTGgagtgagctaaaaagcttaagagctcagagtgttggtgaggtcagcaCCTATTAGTCATAcatgcaattttcaggatatgcagaaatgaaagtcagccaggcctaatGCTCCTGGGCTGGGTTGTTTGAAGCTGGGTTAaggtaacccagggttagtgcaaaatttgaactcagatatgagagcttaaaaagcaaattcagtaaaattctctttgcctacaatttgatgattggatactgtaaaaagaagagaaaattatctgacagagtgcttttgataaaaagaaagcgaacccgggttaaaatttaaccctgggttagcgctaaccagtgttcgaacaactgggccctgactGAGACTGTCATCAGTTAAGACATAATAACAGAGCTCTCTTGCATGCGAAGCGGAGCACCATGCgtaagaaaatctatccatccccgaaaatttggtaatcatgtGACCGTGAACCGCCTGAACGACCATTCGTCTGCACCACAGGCTTACCAATGTAAAAATATGTATAGgtgaattttaaaaagttagaATGAAACGAGGGTCAGTTTGAAAATCTCCTAAGCTTTCTCAAACTGGCCGGCCCCTATCAACACTAAgttcttgttacttttactaCTTTTTGATGTAATTTCCCCAGTCATTTTTCATAAATGACTTGTACATCATAGTATCAATATACAGGTTCCCCTTTAAGTGATCCATCTCATGCTGAATGATTCTTGCTGGCCAACCCATAGTCCTCCATGTGATAGGGTGAGCTTCCATATCCAAAGCAGTAATTTCAATCTCTTTAGCTCGGGGTACAAGTGCAGAATAACCCTCTATGCTTAAACACCCCTCGCGGAATGCCAACAAAGTGGAGTCAATTATCCTAATTTCAGGGTTTACAAACACTCTTGGTGGAACTAGTGCAATACCCATGCGCTTCATCTCTTTATCACTGCATCCTTGATCTTTCAATTCCTTCATGTGTTGTCCTGTATACTCCATTGCAAATACTTGAAGCCCAACGCCAATCTGAGGGGCAGCGATTCCCTGACCTTTCGCTTTCCTCATAACCTTGAACATTCGCTCCACCATCTGCTTAAATTCGGGGGAGTGGATAGTTGAAATGTCTACAATCTCTGCTTGTTCTCGTAAGATGGGATCGCCGACTTGACGAGCTTGAAGACTATCAATATTCAAAAGAGTTCTGAGGGAGCTGGGAATCCATTTCGAAACGTGACGACAGCTGATGTAAAGTCCATTATAAAGAAACccaaattttgacaattttacGGGAGAAAATGCCATTTTGATAAGGTGAAATAACACGAGTCAAACGTAACAAAAGCCACTTTATAacatttccgccattttcttttcacttactataataatcatatatgaagtacttACCTCCTCTCTCCAGCCTTTCGCTTTCGGGCGAAGAAATTCTCCCCAGGGACGGGTCCCCTAGGGCAGGGTTAGTCCGTTTCTGCTTTCCTAGAGAAAACCTCGAAAATCAAACCGgaagaggaatttttttttgcattatatttgacctttaattttcaaatccaaaaatgtaaaatacaatttaaaagTGGGAAGCCTCTTGACCGCTTCTTTTCACCTTAAAAGTAACCACCCCTCCCTAAATTTGTTTTGAtgtaaaaacaaaccaaaatggcGGCAGATTCGTCGTTTCACTGGCCTGCAGACAGAAAAGACATATATAAGTTTCCGGAGAGAGTAGTTCTGTGGGACGAGGATGAGGCCGAagataaacaaattaaacaagttGGAGCCTCAGCCTGCGGGGCTACTGCAGCGTTGAACGTGTTGGTAAGTTTTACAAAATAGCTGAAAttagcaaaaattaaaaaaaaaaagaaacactttattAAATTCACCTTAAGTTCATATAAGTTTATCTATTTTCCAGTCTCCGAGAGAAAATCAAAACAGCCAAAATgcagaaagaagaagaagtaaaACCTTACGCAGTATTAGCACGCACATATAGAAACAAAATTACCTTAACACGTTACGAACCaccatgtttttttatttttaatttctcagCTGTTGGCCGGCtgtgatatttttaaaatatgtaaaataaGATAAGCTTATGTAGCTTTTATCTCATTAAAAACAGAGACTTTTATTtagctttttagttatttatttacatCAATCGGTAAAATATGGAGAGAGAAAGACAAGATCAGGCGAACATTTAATAAGCTTATACATTTGAACCTCGATTAAGCAGCCACCTTTGGGGTACCGCCAAGTGGCTGCTTAATGGAGGTTAGGCGCACAACAGAGGTTCACCATAAATAAGCATAACATGAGCGTAATCAtagcagaaacatcactttattttgaaacaaacacgcGACAGAGCAGTATTACTGGTCCATGATCAGTCGCCACCTTCAATctcggactgtattttacttcatcatattcttaaaataaagcCAGACTAAGTCTATGATTCATGTATCAAGTGCttgatggccgcttaatagaggtgactaAAATGGGAGGACTCTCTTTAGGATGGCCAAAAGGTGGCTATGtatggccgcttaatagaggtggctgcttaatagaggtttaagttcccattcttttctacaattagTTTGGGATTTTCAATTCTGGCCACTTAATAGAGAGAGGCCGCCTAATGGAGGTTTCAACTGTATTAAAATTATTCTAACATGACTATGAAGCTTTAGGAACAAATTGCCAAACTGAGAGACTGGAGCTAAAGAATACCAACCTAAATATAGAAATCTTTATCAGAAAGCCTCAAAATCATGTTAGGATTTTAATATATTGAGGCCCTGTAAATTTCTCCCATTCAAAGTATATGTAATGTTCGCAAAAAAGGTAAGAATCATTCCCTTGAAAACATCACATGACCTGTACTTTGAAAGTAATGTATGCTAGCTATTAAACAGATCTACTGATGAGCTTATAATTCTAATATTGTCTTATAACAGAAGTTGCTTGGAAAGAATGCAGTGGTTGATGCTGCCATTAAAGCTGTCGACACAAAATTAAGGGATCTTGACGCTCCTTTACCTCAGTACCTCTTGTCGCGCAGTGTAGCAGGAACAACACATACTGACCTTATCAAGGGTCTTGACAAGTTGTCTCAGGGTAATGTTATCGGACATTTTTTTCACATGTTCCCTGCTCGTGACTTTGACTTGTCAATCTGGTTAAAATACTGGCTTAGTAATGGTGGGATACCTTTGGCAACACTCAATTGTCAAAAGGTCCGTTTGTCAGATGGAACAATCCCAGATGCTTGGCATCACCAAGTTATTTGTGGTGTTAGCAAGAATGGTGTACATCTCATTAACCCAAATGAAGTGATTCCATTTGGTGTTGTTTCCAAACAGCTCTGTAGTGATTCAGTGCTTCTTATTCGTCGTAATGATGTGTTGCAAAGATGGAACAATACCCTTGACTACTTGTGTTGGAATTCAGAGGGAGATAGATGGAAGGAATTGAATGTGCAGGAGCAAATTGATCTTATGGTAAAAGAGGAAACTTTACTACTACTCCATGGTAATGAGATCAAATACAAGGAGCTGTTGATGACACATATTACCATCCCTGCTATATATAAATCGGGCAttactatttttgttttgagaGATTCTAAAGCTCACAAACTTTTAAAGAATGCCGATGAGCTACCCTTGCTGGAAACTGCTTGTAGTGATGTTCTTGACAGTGAGAAACAAACTATGTGCAATGAGGGGACATTGAGTGTTAATGTATAAAATGTTTCACCCAGgagattaattttaatttttgttgggtggggtgggtgggggtGGTCACAATTTCCAAACAAATTTtttgtgaataaaaaaataggccaaaaaataaatatctcCAAGTACATGACTAGCTAACCAGTGGAGAACAACACAAAAACTTAATTTATTTCATGCTGCCTATTTCAGAAAGTTAAACCATATTGAAATCTACTTTCAAGAGCTATTATTTGTGTTGCAGTAAAAAGTAGAATTTTTGGGTACTGGGAGAGAGTTGATTTTAAAGTAGTATTTACATACGTAGTATTTAGCTAATGAAGTGCAACTGAAAGTTAcaattttgattgaaaattatgtaaaatatcaGAAGTGACTCATGTCGGAGGGGAGGGGGCTGACAAGCAGTCTAAATTGTTATTGGATTATCTCCCATATGGGATGTAAGAAACAGAAAAGCCAAGCCATCTGAAATGCCCCCATTCCGTAGAATTCCGAAAatgagccccggggcttatatttttcaaaggccctttttgaggggcttatattcggaggggcttatctacagagggaaatttgcgtttcagaatcgattgggctagccttatagttggaaggaaatttactgtttttgctttgaggGCAATATCCAAGTACAAGCCTTATATTTGcaggggcgatttaacagagggttttttgcgttacgaggtTGGAGGggcttacatttggaggggcttatacatggaggggcttattttcggaattttacggtatgttccTCAATACGATGCTCCTGAACCTGGACCCGAAAATCGTAAGTTATTTCTAATGAGAGAGACGTGTTTCGCCTGAAAATCCATGCTTCGATTGATAAGAAAAAGTCCAGTGACCTCAACTTGGCGAAAGCAAAAGCAATGATCATGGGATTTGCTACCCTCCTAGCCTGCTCCCCCAGACACAACTTAACTCTGGTTGAGTCCCAACCattccaacctcgttcccagggttctctcccgAGAGAGAACCTTGGAACGAGTTTGGTTAAATCCGTCTGCCAATCAGgataaaaggaaattttaaatgccctttgttgagtccgttggggcaTACAACAACGATATCGGTGCTCATCCGCTGACGTTACTAACTGAGATTAAATTACGTGTTCAACGCAGGCTCCAACTCTCTGAGGATAGTTTAACCCCCTTAAAccctaaaaggcgctttaccCTAATCTGTGAAATGAGTGTTTTTTAACCCTAGTCAGTAAAATGAGCGCTTCATTACCTAAATCAATGAAAGTCGACCAAGATTGCTCGTCGTTCTGCAATTATTCCAGCAGCAACCTCTTACTCATTAGGAACTTAgcagaaaacatttttcatgtattttcaattttattttaacccattcgcccctgaaccgctcCTAACCGCCCGTGcagatccacgtcctttctaccctttgtgacgtcatcagttttaacggtcaaggacaactttgtcagctaacttgtgcagagtgaagagatctttcaaaccataccagaatgagcacaattcagtcaaggacaccggagaaagaggcaaaaaaccatgtaatattgacctgaaaatctccatgaaaatcttgttccattgcccacctacctcttctttcacctaatcctaagatcctaaaagctttcctaaaaactattcccaccaaaatgaagcctactaaatgcccagcaagagaaaaaaaaaaaaatgaggcaagaaaagcgaaaaaagaggggaggagagaaagcgaaaagtaaaagtcaagctCAAGTTAACAAttttacaaaagagaaaaaatttttaGTCTGTCAATGACAGGCAAAGAAAAACTTTGTCACGTGGTACACTGATTGCAattctttttatcttttgaagTATTGCCTCGTCATTTGCCGAATCTTAGGCATATTGTAAATAACATATTTTACCCTTATCCCTGATTTAGAAtttattttccagaaaaaaaatcctaGCATTGCGGCCGGACCTGGGCCCGACTTAGCGTTTGAAAGGCGTCTTAAAAAAGATCGCATTGAATGTGTCAGCGGCAATTTCTGAAACAAATGATTTCCTTTGTACTGTTCACTGAATAGTCCAAAGTTTCTCTGGTGTAGGAGTGACGGCGAAGAGTATGTTTCATTTGTTGATCTTTGTAATCTTTATCGGAGTTCTTGGAGTTTTAATCTTCGACTTTCTTTCAAGAAAGAAGACAGAGATCAATGGAGCTCATGTGCTGGTAAGGTTTCCCGTTTTccacttgtttgttttttctgttggcaaatttcGCGCGCTTCACGTGACAACAGCTAGCCTGCAATTCTGTTGCTATTTCTTTAGGTTACTGGCGGATCAAGTGGTATTGGAAAAGCGGTGGCTATTAAGATGGCTCGGTGTGGAGCTAACGTGACTATCTTGGCGAGGAATATGGTTAGAATTGCCTGAATGATCATGATATAGAGTAGTAagggaccggtcaaaaattagagggggggggggggggagggctggtgcaaACATGGGGAGGGCCATGGTTTTTTATGCAAGCACAAAAGGGAGGGTCAAACAATTTGGTGCATGTCATTAAGGGGgggccattattttttatgcaaagaTGCTGGGGTCAAGGAGTCAATCTACAATTTAGTGTGTGCAACGGCTCAACCTCACTGCCAGCACTTACAGTATGAGTTAGAAAAGCTGCAGTGGCTTGAAGAACAAGTTAATGAAATCAGAGTGGCTTGGGAGGAGACTGCACAAGAGGCTGAAATGTCTGACGTTGAAGTTGCTGCCGAACTTCTTGAGCACCTGAGCTGCATCAAATCAAAGGCAGCTTCAATTCAAACAGAAATAACTCGTCATATAGAACTTGAAGAACTTTGGGATGTTATGGACGAACTTTTAAACAGCTGTAAACAGTATCTTAGAAAGTTAGACCATCTTCAAATACCTGCCTTTTGCTGTAGTATTCTGAAAGCTACTGATGCGGGTCCTGGAGTAGGAGTAAGCAATACTGAGGTCCGCTTTAGAGATGCCGAAATTGCACGCATTCATGCCTCTGATCGGGTCAACCGAATCCTCAGAGCCCCTGGCGATTCAGCCCAGAACGAGGCAGAACGAACCAATGCATCAATCAGAGAGGCTCTTGTAGATGGTACATCACTGAAGTGGGAATATTACAAACCTTTTGATGGCCTGACTGAAGAAGTGATTCAGAGTTTTTCAGCAAAAGAAGTTCTGGAAAAAGAGAGTGTATGCAGGGAAAAGAATGCCTGGAGGGTAGCTGAAGAGGTGGCAAGGCGTATTGATGATGAGCCAGGACCTGCAGGTGACTTCATGAAATCCTATACCACTTCTGAGAAGAAACGTCAGTTCTTCTTTAACAGGCCTTACTTGATGAAATATGCATCTACACAATCAGAGAAGAAAAGGCTAGACATTCCAGGATGCAATTACCTGaagaaaatatatacatttataGATGCTCATTTTATCACTGGGGAGATGTTTCTTGAATACTTGAAAGGCTCCTGTGTGAATACTACAGGGGCTTTATGCGACTATTGTAGCTTGAATGAGAAATGTTGTCCAGGAATTGATCGCGTGCCAAGACCATTTCCTGATTACGAAAGCACTGGACTTCATTATCTTCCAATGAATAAGACTCCGATGGCAAACAGGATAACTGATGATTTCCATCCTAGGGTGCAATTAAAGAAGGCTTATGTGTTAGGTGAATGCACCTTAGACAATCCAAACAAGATTTTGGAATTCAGTAAAAAGTTTGTGGTGTCAGAATCTTGAATGCATCAGAGGCAATCTTGAGCACTTGAAGTTGCTCGACTTGAAGAAagataaacaaaagaaagagagagcTGAAAAAAGATCTGCCCAGGCAGGGAAGAAATATGAAGATTTTGATTGGGTTGCCATGCTTGAAGATGGTTCTTTAACCAAACAGACAATAGCTGTTTTGGACAAATACCTGAGACACCAAAACATAGACTGCCAGGGAAGGAAGAAAGCAAAACTCAATGAAGTCCAAAGGCACATAACCAACCATTTGGCTGTAACACAAAACCTAAGGGAGCAAGACAGTGACACAGATGAGAGTGAAGAGGATGAGGTGGTCACATGTGATGAATATGACGAGGAGGAGGACATTCTTGCTCAAATCGGTTCTGTAGAgaatgaagaagaagaatatGAAGAACACGAAGAGGGTGATGAAATTCTGTACCTAGAAGATCATGGAATCACAATGTACGTAACCACAAGATCAGGAAGAAACGCAActcgttttcttctttgttagtTTAAGGTCAGTGTCGTACAATTCGGGCTATGCTACAATACAGGTAGCCTTTGTtcgggaggaggaggaggggtggggtgggggggggccATGATAAATTATGCAAACTATTTTGGGGGGTCAACATTTTTTCTGCACCTGGAATGGGGAGGGTCTCCCCAAAACTggtaggccaaaataaaaatgcaccagccctcccccccctctaatttttgaccggtccctAACAGTTTATAAGGTACACCGTAGCCACACTGCGGTGAGGGGTGTATAAAGAGCAGTCTGCGGGGGTGGGGGTAgggaaaaaaagccaaaatagGTGACTAATAGAGAAAAGCATAGCCTGTAACTTAGGTAGTAGCCTGAGTAttaggccttcctaaggggctaggggagaggagattttagatgggggaggggggagggggagaagggAAAGGAAGGTctgacacaaaaccattcagcaaatcgtgtgacacatccaaaatctggatgtAGCAGTGATTGTATAACACACAATACCCCCTGACATCACCGACCGCAAGAGCGATCGGCAAGGAGAAgccattgaaatttttcatagattttttgATTTCATGAATACCGGTATGTGATACTTTTATGGACAGAGACGCGGAGAGGAATGAGggcgctctcaagttctttcctggaataaaaataaaaccagagcaagaattgtgttttcaaggCTTCGTAGTTTAAAGGAAAGATGTACTCGGAGTATGGAAAAGCCTAATATGCCAGCTTCTGCTGAAACTATCTGAGCATTTGTTTCACAAGACCGGGACAAAAAAGACAATATCAGTGTTTCAGATATCTAAGTTctgatttacaacatcctgGTGTTAAAAGGGTATTGTTACTGTAAATGAAAATAGCGCGACGTAGCCATGTATTGAGATAGCCGACAGCACCAATGTTTGACTTTTCTTGTGGTGGTTACGATAGCGTATGTGATTGGAATTTGTTCGCTtcctcttccaaaattttctcacttttgaaatgtcttAAGCTCAAGCGGGCACCATCATATTTCGCCAATGGGATTGACCTTTGCTATAGGCTATCACTTTTTTTTGAACTTGTAACAACTTTCACGAGCTCTCTGTGAAGCGGTGGAATTTGCTGCTGCTTGATAATTTCTAGGCATAGGTGTTTCACCATCACACCTTCCTATTTATTCTTGCATCTCCTTTCAACCACCCGAGAATACGAGGGAtaacatcagctttttagctgccagaCAAGCGCCTGATGtaactctgtaaacaaaagcaattcaCAATTTTCTGGGCACACGTTTATTTACATACAGAGCGTTCATGATCTTACACTAGCACAATTCCTAAAACATGttataattcctcaaaaacggCAAGTTTTACATTACAAGTATTCGAAAACTCCTCattggaggtttcagaaaaaagcgAAATCTTAGCAACACAAGCACCGGAGCTCGGTCAGACTGTAAagtgagatttattttaggcgagctttttgacacgtGAAGCTGACAACTCAATGGcagaagtgattttgattggatggtatcgAATCATGCTGTGTCGGGATGGAAGGctccagtaaaagcatctgcgtcaggcgtttctctccttcagctctctccctttttcgcttccatctttcccctttcccccagaaacgcctgatacttaGGCTACTAAAGTAGTGGGGAAAGTGGATCAAGGAAAGGTTGCACAGAAACCGCATGGCGGCTGGGGAGAGCAAGCAGAGTATTGCAGCctgtaagcattgttttcaatcaACCCAAATAAGGTATAGCAGCTTATGGTGCCCcctatcaggggcacccaatgagaatatagttcaaaactacttaaacatagcatggttaaacgtattttagtatttaaacggtagaaagaggcatatttttatcccctaaaaatttttcatctgttcggatttcctcgCTGAAactctagtgatccgaaaattatagggatcaaaacttaccttttcaaaaatttcagccagaaaaagtctctcgaaaattctaggtgaactttttagggtaaaaatccacTAAAAATGGGCAGTTATAACATTctttagatgtttgaaaatcctaggagaggcaggcaaaccagattttacaacaaaattaatgttccaaaaattctagatctcaaatcgtcttccgaaacaaatattttttgaaaattgacgttgggtgcccctaaccCTATGATTAGTCAATTGTAGCAGTCAGGGTT encodes:
- the LOC140928054 gene encoding peptide deformylase, mitochondrial-like; protein product: MAFSPVKLSKFGFLYNGLYISCRHVSKWIPSSLRTLLNIDSLQARQVGDPILREQAEIVDISTIHSPEFKQMVERMFKVMRKAKGQGIAAPQIGVGLQVFAMEYTGQHMKELKDQGCSDKEMKRMGIALVPPRVFVNPEIRIIDSTLLAFREGCLSIEGYSALVPRAKEIEITALDMEAHPITWRTMGWPARIIQHEMDHLKGNLYIDTMMYKSFMKNDWGNYIKK
- the LOC140928055 gene encoding uncharacterized protein, coding for MAADSSFHWPADRKDIYKFPERVVLWDEDEAEDKQIKQVGASACGATAALNVLKLLGKNAVVDAAIKAVDTKLRDLDAPLPQYLLSRSVAGTTHTDLIKGLDKLSQGNVIGHFFHMFPARDFDLSIWLKYWLSNGGIPLATLNCQKVRLSDGTIPDAWHHQVICGVSKNGVHLINPNEVIPFGVVSKQLCSDSVLLIRRNDVLQRWNNTLDYLCWNSEGDRWKELNVQEQIDLMVKEETLLLLHGNEIKYKELLMTHITIPAIYKSGITIFVLRDSKAHKLLKNADELPLLETACSDVLDSEKQTMCNEGTLSVNV